A single Leifsonia sp. 1010 DNA region contains:
- a CDS encoding ABC transporter permease → MASFILRRLLVSVLIIIAASFLMYMLVAYSADPLQDLRGSNSPNKTQLINARIQLLQLDVAPPLRWLLWLGGAAKCLIPFANACDLGSTVSNAKVTDILPQALGSTVQLVTFALILAILLGVTIGIVTALRQYSGLDNVVTFLSFFLYSLPAFLVAVLLKEFVAIGFNNFLAHPTIPWWVAVLIGLVAGLIWQSLIGGDRRRRLLTFVISAVATAGVLLLMSAMNWFLMPGLGPVVMILLIAATVIGATALISGLQNRRALISAAIAGAISLVCYFALQPLFDVSTIGTIIILAIVAIIVSLAIGWFVGGYDRGQNMRIAVIVTIVSGFLIIVDRFMQAWPQYFQDTNGRPIATVGSSTPGLEGDMWVTGLDTFTHLVLPTIALLLISFASYTRYSRAGMLEVLNQDFIRTARAKGLPERTVVVRHAFRNMLIPITTLVAFDVGALLGGAVITERVFAIPGMGSLFNLGLSRGDLNPVMAYFLVIAAMAILFNFLADLAYAALDPRVRVR, encoded by the coding sequence ATGGCGAGTTTCATCCTGAGACGCCTTCTGGTCTCAGTGCTCATCATCATCGCCGCCTCGTTCCTGATGTACATGCTGGTCGCCTACAGCGCCGACCCGCTCCAGGATCTCCGAGGCAGCAATTCCCCCAATAAGACGCAGCTCATCAACGCGCGCATCCAGCTCCTGCAGCTCGACGTCGCGCCACCGCTGCGCTGGCTGCTCTGGCTGGGCGGTGCGGCCAAGTGCCTCATCCCGTTCGCCAACGCCTGCGACCTGGGGTCCACCGTCTCCAACGCGAAGGTGACCGACATCCTCCCGCAGGCCCTCGGGTCGACGGTGCAGCTGGTCACGTTCGCCCTCATCCTCGCGATCCTCCTCGGTGTCACCATCGGCATCGTCACCGCCCTGCGGCAGTACAGCGGACTCGACAACGTCGTCACGTTCCTCAGCTTCTTCCTGTACTCGCTCCCGGCGTTCCTCGTGGCGGTCCTGCTGAAGGAGTTCGTCGCGATCGGCTTCAACAACTTCCTCGCGCACCCGACCATCCCCTGGTGGGTGGCCGTGCTGATCGGGTTGGTGGCCGGACTCATCTGGCAGTCGCTGATCGGCGGTGACCGGAGGCGGCGCCTGCTGACCTTCGTCATCTCCGCCGTCGCGACGGCCGGCGTCCTGCTGCTGATGTCGGCGATGAACTGGTTCCTCATGCCGGGTCTCGGCCCGGTGGTGATGATCCTGCTGATCGCCGCGACCGTGATCGGCGCCACGGCGCTCATCTCGGGACTGCAGAACCGGCGGGCGCTCATCTCGGCGGCCATCGCGGGTGCGATCAGCCTGGTCTGCTACTTCGCGCTCCAGCCGCTCTTCGACGTCTCGACCATCGGCACGATCATCATCCTCGCGATCGTGGCCATCATCGTGAGCCTCGCGATCGGCTGGTTCGTCGGCGGCTACGACCGCGGTCAGAACATGCGGATCGCGGTCATCGTCACGATCGTCTCGGGCTTCCTGATCATCGTCGACCGCTTCATGCAGGCGTGGCCCCAGTACTTCCAGGACACCAACGGCCGCCCCATCGCGACGGTCGGCTCGTCGACGCCGGGACTCGAGGGCGACATGTGGGTCACGGGCCTCGACACCTTCACGCACCTGGTGCTGCCGACCATCGCCCTGCTGCTCATCTCGTTCGCCTCCTACACCCGCTACTCGCGGGCCGGGATGCTCGAGGTGCTCAACCAGGACTTCATCCGCACCGCGCGCGCCAAGGGCTTGCCGGAGCGGACGGTCGTCGTGCGCCACGCCTTCCGCAACATGCTCATCCCGATCACGACCCTCGTCGCCTTCGACGTGGGAGCGCTGCTCGGTGGTGCGGTCATCACAGAGCGCGTGTTCGCCATCCCGGGCATGGGCTCGCTGTTCAACCTCGGCCTCAGCCGCGGTGACCTCAACCCCGTCATGGCGTACTTCCTCGTGATCGCGGCCATGGCCATCCTGTTCAACTTCCTGGCAGACCTCGCGTACGCCGCACTCGACCCGAGAGTGAGGGTCCGATAA
- a CDS encoding PH domain-containing protein, translating into MPYVSPAEREVFVSRFNRVLAVLIWAAAAALTIGLLVSVHDARLLYIVPGVLFAFVAWAMLWRPQLTVADEGITVVNVTRTVRIPWEALIAVDTKYALTLYTPGRKIPVWAAPAPGTGSTLRATRNETKGRIGRPRVEDSVRRPGDLLGTESGAAAEVVRRRWGMLQDAGAIDAGRADETPVTVRWHLVELAVLVLLLAGTVAALLLA; encoded by the coding sequence ATGCCCTACGTCTCCCCCGCCGAACGCGAGGTTTTCGTGTCCCGGTTCAACCGGGTCCTTGCCGTTCTGATCTGGGCGGCCGCTGCCGCCCTGACCATCGGCCTGCTGGTCAGCGTCCACGACGCCCGGCTGCTGTACATCGTGCCGGGCGTGCTGTTCGCGTTCGTCGCCTGGGCGATGCTGTGGCGTCCGCAGCTCACGGTCGCCGACGAGGGCATCACGGTCGTCAATGTCACGCGCACCGTCCGCATCCCGTGGGAGGCGCTGATCGCGGTCGACACCAAGTACGCGCTGACGCTGTACACCCCGGGGCGCAAGATCCCGGTGTGGGCCGCTCCCGCGCCCGGCACCGGCAGCACGCTCCGCGCCACACGCAACGAGACGAAGGGCCGCATCGGCCGCCCGCGCGTCGAGGACAGCGTGCGCCGCCCCGGCGACCTGCTGGGAACCGAGTCCGGCGCTGCGGCCGAGGTCGTGCGCCGCCGCTGGGGCATGCTCCAGGACGCGGGGGCCATCGACGCGGGCCGCGCCGACGAGACGCCGGTCACGGTGCGCTGGCACCTGGTGGAACTCGCGGTGCTGGTGCTGCTGCTTGCGGGCACCGTCGCCGCGCTGCTCCTGGCCTGA
- the typA gene encoding translational GTPase TypA, with amino-acid sequence MSENAVARRDDLRNVAIVAHVDHGKTTLVDAMLKQTNSFDAHAHVEERAMDSNELEREKGITILAKNTAISYKGKHAPNGPITINVIDTPGHADFGGEVERGLSMVDGVVLLVDASEGPLPQTRFVLRKALEAKLPVILAVNKTDRGDARIDEVVGESQDLLLGLASDLSDDVPDLDLDAILDVPVVYASGRAGAASRNKPANGELPDNDDLEPLFEAILEHIPAPSYDPEAPLQAHVTNLDASPFLGRLALLRIFNGTLKKGQTVAWVRHDGDVHNVRVTELLITKALDRYPAESAGPGDIVAVAGFADIMIGDTLADPDDVRPLPAIHVDEPAISMTIGTNTSPLVGKVKGHKLTARMVKDRLDRELVGNVSLRVLDIGRPDAWEVQGRGELALAILVEQMRREGYELTVGKPQVVTKKIDGKTYEPFEHLTIDAPEEYLGAITQLLAARKGRMENMANHGTGWVRMEFIVPSRGLIGFRTEFLTTTRGTGIANAISHGYDEWAGHIVTRSNGSIVADRAGVVTPFAIIALQERMTFFVNPTEEVYEGMVIGENSRADDMDVNITKEKKLTNMRSSTADTFESMTPSRQLTLEESLEFARDDECVEVTPEAVRIRKVELDATARGRAAARLKRQDAAAV; translated from the coding sequence ATGTCCGAGAACGCCGTCGCCCGCCGCGATGATCTGCGAAATGTCGCGATCGTCGCCCACGTCGACCACGGCAAGACCACGCTGGTCGACGCCATGCTCAAGCAGACGAACTCCTTCGACGCGCACGCGCACGTCGAGGAGCGCGCGATGGACTCGAACGAGCTCGAGCGCGAAAAGGGCATCACCATCCTCGCCAAGAACACGGCGATCTCGTACAAGGGCAAGCACGCCCCGAACGGCCCGATCACCATCAACGTGATCGACACCCCGGGCCACGCCGACTTCGGCGGCGAGGTCGAGCGCGGCCTCTCCATGGTCGACGGCGTCGTCCTGCTGGTGGATGCGTCCGAGGGCCCGCTGCCCCAGACCCGCTTCGTGCTGCGCAAGGCGCTCGAGGCGAAGCTCCCCGTCATCCTCGCGGTCAACAAGACCGACCGCGGCGACGCCCGCATCGACGAGGTCGTCGGCGAGAGCCAGGACCTCCTGCTCGGCCTCGCGAGCGACCTCTCCGACGACGTCCCGGACCTCGACCTGGATGCGATCCTCGACGTCCCCGTCGTCTACGCGTCCGGCCGCGCCGGCGCTGCGAGCCGCAACAAGCCGGCGAACGGCGAACTGCCCGACAACGACGACCTCGAGCCGCTGTTCGAGGCGATCCTGGAGCACATCCCGGCGCCGAGCTACGACCCCGAGGCCCCGCTGCAGGCGCACGTGACCAACCTCGACGCGTCGCCGTTCCTCGGCCGTCTCGCGCTGCTCCGCATCTTCAACGGCACCCTGAAGAAGGGTCAGACCGTCGCCTGGGTCCGTCACGACGGCGACGTGCACAACGTCCGCGTGACCGAGCTGCTGATCACGAAGGCGCTCGACCGCTACCCGGCCGAGTCCGCCGGCCCGGGCGACATCGTCGCCGTCGCCGGTTTCGCCGACATCATGATCGGCGACACCCTGGCCGACCCGGACGACGTGCGTCCGCTTCCCGCCATCCACGTCGACGAGCCCGCGATCTCGATGACCATCGGCACCAACACCTCGCCGCTCGTCGGCAAGGTGAAGGGTCACAAGCTGACCGCGCGCATGGTGAAGGACCGCCTCGACCGCGAGCTGGTCGGTAACGTCTCGCTCCGCGTCCTCGACATCGGCCGTCCCGACGCGTGGGAGGTGCAGGGCCGCGGTGAGCTGGCGCTGGCCATCCTCGTCGAGCAGATGCGCCGCGAAGGCTACGAGCTCACCGTCGGCAAGCCGCAGGTGGTCACGAAGAAGATCGACGGCAAGACGTACGAGCCGTTCGAGCACCTGACCATCGACGCCCCCGAGGAGTACCTGGGTGCGATCACGCAGCTGCTCGCCGCCCGCAAGGGCCGCATGGAGAACATGGCGAACCACGGCACCGGCTGGGTCCGCATGGAGTTCATCGTCCCGTCGCGCGGCCTGATCGGCTTCCGCACCGAGTTCCTCACCACCACCCGCGGCACCGGCATCGCGAACGCGATCTCGCACGGCTACGACGAGTGGGCCGGTCACATCGTGACCCGCAGCAACGGCTCGATCGTGGCCGACCGCGCGGGCGTCGTGACGCCATTCGCCATCATCGCACTCCAGGAGCGCATGACGTTCTTCGTGAACCCCACGGAGGAGGTCTACGAGGGCATGGTGATCGGCGAGAACTCACGCGCCGACGACATGGACGTGAACATCACCAAGGAGAAGAAGCTCACCAACATGCGCTCCTCCACGGCCGACACGTTCGAGTCGATGACGCCGAGCCGTCAGCTGACCCTCGAGGAGTCGCTCGAGTTCGCCCGCGACGACGAATGCGTCGAGGTGACCCCGGAGGCCGTACGCATCCGCAAGGTCGAGCTGGATGCGACCGCACGCGGTCGCGCCGCCGCCCGCCTCAAGCGCCAGGACGCCGCAGCCGTCTGA
- a CDS encoding ABC transporter ATP-binding protein: MTETNPVRATAQAGGPVLEVNDLSVDFGVDGVWVPAAKNLNYQIKAGEVLAIVGESGSGKSASSMAILDLLPKNSRVRGSIKLDGRELTGLSQPQMRRVRGRQVAVIFQEPMTALNPVYTVGFQIVETLRIHFGMSPHEAKERALELLAMVELPDPKKAFNSYPHQLSGGQRQRAMIAQSISCDPKLLIADEPTTALDVTVQAEILELLRSLRDRLDSAILLITHDMGVVADLADNIVVMRKGDIVESGTVAEVFSEPKHPYTIALLDAVPHLGQREDEEIDTTAALAAGTENPDASFAERIRANERAAQAEHEKAEMDKREVVVDFRNVAIEYPKHGRVPAFRAASDIDLKIHEGEVVGLVGESGSGKTTLGRAAIGLLPIHSGQLVVAGQDISSPSRDEIRKLHRNVGIVFQDPSSSLNPRLQISDSIAEPLRLAKNLKGAELSKEVDRLLDSVELPRAYRSRFPHELSGGQKQRVGIARALSLKPQVLIADEPTSALDVSVQARVLQLMQTLQKEMNFACLFITHDLAVIDVLADRIAVMHHGRLVEVGTRDEILRYPKEAYTQRLLAAVPLPDPEQQRARRALRLELLAAGSDDTAATPTVVPEPQQPEPPVAQGL; this comes from the coding sequence ATGACCGAGACCAACCCGGTCCGGGCGACGGCGCAGGCCGGCGGCCCCGTCCTCGAGGTGAACGACCTCTCCGTCGACTTCGGCGTGGACGGCGTCTGGGTGCCCGCGGCGAAGAACCTGAACTACCAGATCAAGGCGGGCGAAGTGCTCGCGATCGTGGGTGAGTCCGGTTCGGGCAAGAGTGCGAGCTCGATGGCGATCCTCGACCTCCTGCCGAAGAACTCCCGCGTCCGCGGCTCCATCAAGCTGGACGGCCGTGAGCTGACCGGCCTCAGCCAGCCGCAGATGCGGCGCGTGCGCGGTCGTCAGGTCGCCGTGATCTTCCAGGAGCCGATGACGGCGCTGAACCCCGTCTACACCGTGGGCTTCCAGATCGTCGAGACGCTGCGCATCCACTTCGGGATGTCGCCGCACGAGGCCAAGGAGCGTGCGCTCGAGCTGCTCGCCATGGTCGAGCTGCCCGACCCCAAGAAGGCGTTCAACTCGTACCCGCACCAGCTCTCCGGCGGCCAGCGCCAGCGCGCGATGATCGCCCAGTCGATCTCGTGCGACCCGAAGCTGCTGATCGCCGACGAGCCGACCACCGCGCTCGACGTGACGGTGCAGGCGGAGATCCTGGAGCTGCTGCGCAGCCTCCGTGACCGGCTCGACAGCGCCATTCTGCTGATCACGCACGACATGGGCGTCGTCGCCGACCTCGCCGACAACATCGTCGTGATGCGCAAGGGCGACATCGTCGAGTCCGGGACGGTGGCGGAGGTCTTCTCCGAGCCGAAGCACCCGTACACGATCGCCCTGCTCGACGCCGTCCCGCACCTCGGGCAGCGTGAGGACGAGGAGATCGACACGACGGCTGCCCTCGCCGCGGGCACGGAGAACCCGGATGCGTCGTTCGCCGAGCGCATCCGCGCCAACGAGCGCGCGGCGCAGGCCGAGCACGAGAAGGCCGAGATGGACAAGCGCGAGGTCGTCGTCGACTTCCGCAACGTCGCGATCGAGTACCCGAAGCACGGCCGCGTGCCCGCGTTCCGCGCGGCGAGCGACATCGACCTGAAGATCCACGAGGGCGAGGTCGTCGGTCTCGTGGGCGAGTCGGGTTCCGGCAAGACGACCCTCGGTCGCGCCGCGATCGGCCTGCTGCCCATCCACTCGGGTCAGCTCGTCGTCGCCGGGCAGGACATCAGCAGCCCGAGCCGGGACGAGATCCGCAAGCTGCACCGCAACGTCGGCATCGTGTTCCAGGACCCGTCGTCGTCGCTGAACCCGCGCCTCCAGATCTCCGACTCCATCGCCGAGCCGCTGCGCCTCGCGAAGAACCTCAAGGGCGCGGAGCTCTCGAAGGAGGTCGACCGCCTCCTCGACAGCGTCGAGCTTCCGCGCGCCTACCGCAGCCGGTTCCCCCACGAGCTGTCGGGAGGTCAGAAGCAGCGCGTCGGCATCGCCCGAGCCCTGTCGCTGAAGCCGCAGGTGCTCATCGCCGACGAGCCGACGAGCGCGCTGGACGTGTCGGTGCAGGCGCGCGTGCTGCAGCTGATGCAGACCCTCCAGAAGGAGATGAACTTTGCCTGCCTGTTCATCACCCACGACCTCGCCGTCATCGACGTGCTGGCCGACCGGATCGCGGTGATGCACCACGGCCGCTTGGTCGAGGTGGGCACGCGCGACGAGATCCTCCGCTACCCGAAGGAGGCTTACACGCAGCGACTGCTCGCCGCCGTGCCGCTTCCGGACCCGGAGCAGCAGCGCGCCCGTCGCGCCCTGCGCCTGGAGCTGCTCGCCGCCGGCTCCGACGACACCGCGGCTACGCCGACGGTCGTGCCGGAGCCGCAGCAGCCGGAGCCGCCGGTCGCCCAGGGGCTCTGA
- a CDS encoding type II CAAX endopeptidase family protein — protein MADALTWAGETPVERSARPRLWWEVAIVLGLSLGQSAIYSIVTIIDRATQSTPLADQKAEVNPAQSSREVFDFLYQVLGNLFPLFAVALVVYLLWQPQRSGFRRIGFDLTRPARDLGGGALLFLVIGIPGILFYALSRLLGITVTVEASTLDAHWWTVPVLILAALRAALQEEVIIVGYLFTRLRQLGWGTWAIILGAAVLRGSYHLYQGFGPFVGNAIMGIVFGWCYTRWGRVMPLVVAHTIIDIVSFVGYPLAVALFPHIFA, from the coding sequence ATGGCTGACGCGCTGACCTGGGCCGGAGAGACCCCCGTGGAGCGCTCCGCGCGCCCGCGCCTGTGGTGGGAGGTCGCGATCGTCCTCGGGCTGTCGCTCGGCCAATCGGCGATCTACTCCATCGTCACGATCATCGACCGGGCCACCCAGAGTACGCCGCTTGCGGATCAGAAGGCGGAGGTGAACCCCGCCCAGTCGAGCCGGGAGGTCTTCGACTTCCTGTACCAGGTGCTGGGCAACCTGTTCCCGCTGTTCGCCGTCGCCCTGGTCGTATACCTGCTCTGGCAGCCGCAGCGCAGCGGCTTCCGGCGGATCGGCTTCGACCTCACGCGTCCCGCCCGCGACCTCGGCGGCGGGGCGCTGCTGTTCCTCGTGATCGGCATCCCCGGCATCCTCTTCTACGCCCTCAGCCGGCTGCTCGGGATCACCGTGACGGTGGAGGCATCGACACTCGACGCGCACTGGTGGACGGTGCCGGTGCTCATCCTCGCGGCGCTCCGTGCCGCGCTGCAGGAGGAGGTCATCATCGTCGGCTACCTCTTCACGCGCCTCCGCCAGCTGGGCTGGGGCACCTGGGCGATCATCCTCGGCGCCGCGGTGCTGCGCGGCAGCTACCACCTGTATCAGGGCTTCGGCCCGTTCGTCGGCAACGCGATCATGGGGATCGTCTTCGGCTGGTGCTACACGCGCTGGGGCCGCGTGATGCCGCTCGTCGTCGCCCATACGATCATCGACATCGTCTCGTTCGTCGGCTATCCCCTCGCCGTCGCCCTCTTCCCCCACATCTTCGCCTGA
- a CDS encoding ABC transporter permease, translating to MSVNDTRIADELEAPSAPPVSQGKLVWKRFLSNKVAVASAILFILILVFSISAIGLGPIPGWWKYNYTELNDQVQQGAPTWEHPFGQDRIGKDYFALTMRGIQNSILVMVVLGLIASVVGVVVGAVAGYFRGVVDAILMRITDVFIVIPALVIGSVVGHAFGGLGAFFLALMLGFFSWMGIARLVRGEFLSLREREFVEAARVAGASDSRIIFKHILPNAIGVVIVASTLIMASAILLETALSYLGYGIRPPDVSLGLLISSNQSAFQTRPWLFWWPGAFIVTLALLVNFVGDGLRDAFDPRHRRFNLRKMREQEPEEGEGDGRSPKTGAALAEDVL from the coding sequence ATGTCCGTCAACGACACACGAATCGCCGATGAGCTGGAGGCGCCCAGCGCCCCGCCCGTCAGCCAGGGAAAGCTCGTCTGGAAGCGGTTCCTCTCCAACAAGGTCGCCGTCGCCAGCGCCATCCTGTTCATCCTGATCCTGGTGTTCTCCATCTCGGCGATCGGGCTGGGCCCGATCCCCGGGTGGTGGAAGTACAACTACACCGAGCTGAACGACCAGGTTCAGCAGGGCGCCCCGACCTGGGAGCACCCGTTCGGCCAGGACCGCATCGGCAAGGACTACTTCGCGCTGACGATGCGCGGCATCCAGAACTCGATCCTCGTCATGGTGGTCCTCGGACTCATCGCGAGCGTCGTCGGTGTCGTCGTCGGTGCCGTCGCCGGGTACTTCCGCGGCGTCGTCGACGCGATCCTGATGCGCATCACCGACGTGTTCATCGTCATCCCGGCGCTGGTCATCGGCTCGGTCGTCGGGCACGCGTTCGGCGGGCTCGGCGCGTTCTTCCTGGCACTGATGCTCGGGTTCTTCTCGTGGATGGGCATCGCCCGTCTGGTGCGCGGCGAGTTCCTGTCCCTCCGCGAGCGGGAGTTCGTGGAGGCGGCCCGCGTGGCCGGCGCCTCCGACTCGCGCATCATCTTCAAGCACATCCTGCCGAACGCCATCGGCGTCGTCATCGTGGCCTCGACCCTGATCATGGCCTCGGCCATCCTGCTCGAGACCGCGTTGTCGTACCTCGGCTACGGCATCCGTCCGCCGGACGTCTCGCTCGGCCTCCTGATCAGCTCGAACCAGTCCGCGTTCCAGACGCGTCCGTGGCTGTTCTGGTGGCCCGGTGCGTTCATCGTGACGCTGGCGCTGCTGGTCAACTTCGTCGGCGACGGCCTGCGCGACGCGTTCGACCCGCGCCACCGCCGGTTCAACCTCCGCAAGATGCGCGAGCAGGAGCCGGAGGAGGGCGAGGGCGACGGCCGGAGCCCGAAGACCGGAGCGGCCCTCGCGGAGGACGTGCTGTGA
- a CDS encoding ABC transporter family substrate-binding protein: MHINGRKGRFAVSAVAVAGVAALALSACTTSGSTSTSSAAKGGTVTVAVVNDFTSFNSQTPQGNLDTNGQVGYLNGSYGTGFQYIDNNYKIVHDDKFGTFEKTSDDPLTVKYTLNKDDKWSDGEPVTADDMILAWAIASGHYDSAKFDDEGNVTSGTQYFQIAGSTAGIDATDFPTVSNDNRTITLKYATPYVDWELVNPIAQPAHIVAKKAGLSSAADLTKLLKGLPKGDPANPAPADPTLKKAADFVNTGYDVTAFPTDKDLLVSSGPFVVSSWTPGQSLTMTPNKYYAGGLKPNVDKIVFRIIPDANAQVTALQNGEVDIINPQASADTITALKQTSAKILTGAQASYDHLDLNFGSPVFKDEKVREAFLKTIPRQQILDSIVTPVDSKAKVLNSQIFLPNQEQYEGSVKQNGSDKYDKVDIEGAKQLLAGATPTVRILYNTNNPNRVDEFQSISASAAKAGIKVVDAGSPDWSKLLPGGDYDASLFGWISPGAGTTQLPQVFASQGGGNYNRYTGTNDLALKSQTTLDKDELTKIEYQIDKQTFTDGYGLPLFQLPGVFATTARVDGVKYNGGQSGPFWNFWEWSVKSSSKK, encoded by the coding sequence TTGCACATCAACGGAAGAAAGGGCAGGTTCGCGGTCAGCGCGGTCGCCGTCGCAGGCGTCGCAGCACTCGCGCTGTCAGCCTGCACCACGTCCGGGAGCACCAGCACCTCGTCCGCTGCCAAGGGCGGCACCGTGACGGTGGCGGTCGTGAACGACTTCACCTCGTTCAACTCGCAGACGCCGCAGGGCAACCTGGACACCAACGGCCAGGTCGGTTACCTCAACGGCTCCTACGGAACCGGTTTCCAGTACATCGACAACAACTACAAGATCGTCCACGACGACAAGTTCGGCACGTTCGAGAAGACCTCGGACGACCCGCTGACGGTCAAGTACACGCTGAACAAGGACGACAAGTGGTCTGACGGCGAGCCCGTCACCGCCGATGACATGATCCTCGCGTGGGCCATCGCCTCCGGCCACTACGACTCGGCGAAGTTCGACGACGAGGGCAACGTCACGAGCGGCACCCAGTACTTCCAGATCGCGGGCTCGACCGCCGGCATCGACGCGACCGACTTCCCGACGGTCAGCAACGACAACCGCACGATCACCCTCAAGTACGCCACGCCGTACGTGGACTGGGAGCTCGTCAACCCGATCGCGCAGCCCGCGCACATCGTCGCCAAGAAGGCGGGCCTCTCCTCGGCCGCCGACCTGACGAAGCTGCTGAAGGGCCTGCCGAAGGGCGACCCGGCGAACCCGGCTCCGGCCGACCCGACGCTGAAGAAGGCGGCGGACTTCGTCAACACCGGCTACGACGTGACCGCGTTCCCGACCGACAAGGACCTGCTGGTCTCCTCCGGCCCGTTCGTCGTCTCGTCGTGGACCCCCGGCCAGTCGCTCACGATGACCCCGAACAAGTACTACGCCGGCGGTCTGAAGCCGAACGTGGACAAGATCGTGTTCCGCATCATCCCCGACGCGAACGCCCAGGTCACCGCTCTCCAGAACGGTGAGGTCGACATCATCAACCCGCAGGCGTCCGCCGACACGATCACCGCGCTCAAGCAGACCAGCGCGAAGATCCTCACCGGTGCGCAGGCGTCGTACGACCACCTCGACCTGAACTTCGGCTCGCCCGTGTTCAAGGACGAGAAGGTCCGCGAGGCGTTCCTCAAGACGATCCCGCGTCAGCAGATCCTCGACTCGATCGTCACCCCGGTCGACTCGAAGGCCAAGGTCCTGAACTCGCAGATCTTCCTGCCGAACCAGGAGCAGTACGAGGGCAGCGTCAAGCAGAACGGCTCTGACAAGTACGACAAGGTCGACATCGAGGGCGCCAAGCAGCTGCTCGCCGGTGCCACCCCGACCGTGCGCATCCTCTACAACACGAACAACCCGAACCGTGTCGACGAGTTCCAGTCGATCTCGGCCTCGGCCGCCAAGGCCGGCATCAAGGTCGTCGACGCCGGCTCGCCCGACTGGAGCAAGCTGCTCCCGGGTGGCGACTACGACGCCTCGCTCTTCGGCTGGATCAGCCCGGGTGCAGGCACCACGCAGCTGCCGCAGGTGTTCGCCTCGCAGGGTGGCGGAAACTACAACCGCTACACCGGCACCAACGACCTGGCCCTCAAGTCGCAGACCACCCTGGACAAGGATGAGCTGACGAAGATCGAGTACCAGATCGACAAGCAGACCTTCACCGACGGCTACGGTCTGCCGCTGTTCCAGCTCCCGGGTGTCTTCGCGACCACCGCGCGGGTTGACGGCGTCAAGTACAACGGCGGGCAGTCCGGCCCGTTCTGGAACTTCTGGGAGTGGTCGGTCAAGTCGTCCTCCAAGAAGTAA